A single region of the Saprospiraceae bacterium genome encodes:
- a CDS encoding sodium:solute symporter family protein: protein MQDKTRKVVIPTLALLLFLGLIGLYLYFFTHLDVNWSAFFSMMIFYTLIFGLGAYAATLKQATDSTGIMLAGRQIPLGIAVFTMSATWVGGGYINGTAEYTADAGLVWVQAPWGYALSLIIGGLFFARKMRHFRFRTMLDPLEQRFGKRMTAVLFLPALSGEIFWTAAILTALGSTFGTVLGLEIAPAIVLSALIAIAYTALGGLWAVALTDLVQMIILLIGLFLVVPYALEAVGGWDLAWSIYQEKKGVSANFLPSKEALGSYYWNWWDYALLLVFGGIPWQVYFQRVLSAKDEKTAVRLSLLAGIVCLIAAIPPVLIGIASVAADWTGMGLTPPTDAATTLPWVARYLTPSWVGTIALGAVAAAVMSSVDSSILSASSMGAWNVFKPLVKPDIGPKKLQKVIQQCIWIIGIAATILALNIKSVYELWFLCSDFVYCLLFPPLVCALFDPKANTIGAVAGFSVAFILRFGGGDPTLGLPILLPYPMIEDGVVLFPFRTLAMVSGLLSILIVSRLTQHLSAPKALKVLA from the coding sequence ATGCAGGATAAGACGCGAAAAGTAGTAATACCTACGCTAGCCCTATTATTATTCCTAGGACTAATTGGCCTATATCTCTATTTTTTTACTCACCTGGACGTCAATTGGTCGGCTTTTTTTTCAATGATGATTTTTTATACCCTGATTTTTGGGTTGGGTGCCTACGCGGCGACCCTCAAGCAGGCCACAGATAGTACAGGCATTATGCTGGCCGGTCGGCAAATCCCCTTGGGGATAGCAGTTTTTACCATGAGTGCCACCTGGGTTGGCGGCGGCTACATTAATGGGACGGCAGAATACACGGCCGATGCGGGTTTGGTCTGGGTGCAAGCGCCCTGGGGCTATGCTTTAAGCCTGATTATAGGCGGCTTATTTTTTGCTCGAAAAATGCGCCATTTTCGCTTTCGAACGATGTTGGATCCTTTGGAGCAGCGCTTTGGCAAGCGAATGACTGCTGTTTTGTTTCTACCAGCCTTATCAGGAGAAATTTTTTGGACAGCAGCTATTCTCACGGCACTGGGTAGCACTTTTGGAACCGTTCTTGGTTTGGAAATAGCGCCAGCCATTGTACTCTCAGCCCTGATTGCCATCGCTTACACTGCCTTAGGAGGTCTATGGGCCGTAGCATTAACGGATTTGGTACAAATGATCATCTTGCTTATAGGTTTGTTCCTGGTGGTTCCGTATGCATTAGAAGCAGTCGGTGGTTGGGATCTGGCCTGGTCTATTTATCAAGAAAAAAAAGGAGTAAGCGCCAATTTCCTGCCTAGTAAAGAAGCACTGGGAAGCTATTATTGGAATTGGTGGGATTACGCTTTGTTATTGGTATTTGGCGGCATCCCCTGGCAAGTGTATTTCCAAAGGGTGCTTTCTGCTAAGGATGAAAAAACGGCGGTCCGCCTTTCGCTGCTGGCTGGGATAGTTTGCCTGATCGCAGCCATCCCACCTGTTTTAATAGGTATCGCTAGTGTAGCGGCAGATTGGACGGGGATGGGCTTAACGCCACCAACTGATGCAGCTACTACCTTGCCTTGGGTAGCACGCTATTTAACCCCTAGCTGGGTGGGGACCATTGCCTTAGGCGCTGTTGCCGCAGCTGTTATGTCTTCAGTCGATTCCTCCATCCTCTCGGCCTCCTCAATGGGTGCCTGGAATGTTTTCAAACCTTTGGTCAAGCCGGATATTGGCCCCAAAAAACTACAAAAGGTTATTCAGCAATGTATTTGGATCATAGGCATTGCGGCCACCATCCTCGCCCTAAACATAAAAAGCGTGTATGAGTTATGGTTTTTGTGCAGCGACTTTGTATACTGCCTGCTGTTCCCGCCGCTCGTCTGCGCCCTTTTTGATCCAAAAGCCAATACGATTGGTGCTGTAGCGGGCTTTTCGGTGGCTTTTATCCTTCGTTTCGGTGGCGGTGATCCGACTTTGGGTCTACCTATTCTACTCCCCTACCCAATGATAGAAGACGGCGTCGTTTTGTTTCCTTTTAGAACCTTAGCCATGGTTTCGGGATTGTTGTCTATCCTCATTGTATCGCGGCTAACACAACACTTGTCGGCACCAAAAGCCTTGAAGGTATTGGCCTAG